AACAGTGCAGACCTTTCTAAAGCTATTGTAAATGAAGCACAAAATATGACAGCACTTATTTCAGGTTTGTTACTAATGCTTAGTGAAATCTTTGTTGTGATTTTTATTTACTCAATTATGCTTTATATCAATTGGAAAATCACCCTCCTTATCAGCACCATTCTCATCGTCAATGCTTTGTTTCTCACCATGACCGTATCACGTGCCATTAAAAAAGCGGGAATTTCCCGTGAAGAACATCAAAAAAAATTTTTCGAGATTATCCAAATAAGTCTAGGAAATTTTAAAATGATGAAACTCACCTCAAATACCGAATCTATTCTCGAAAAATTCGACCATGCCAGCGCCGGTTATGCGTCTGCTAATATTCGAAATGAAACCCTGAGCCATTTCCCAAGAATTTTCTTGGAAGCACTTGGATTTGGGATTATTATTTTTATGATTATTTACCTCGTTCAAAAGTATCAAAGTGATATTTCAGGGGTATTAGCACTGATCTCGATGTTTGTATTGGGATTATATCGTTTAATGCCATCCGCTAACCGTATCCTCTCAGGCTATAATCAAATCCTCTTTTTTAAAAATTCACTCGACATTATACATAATGATCTCATGTACGATGCGGAAGAACTTCAAGACATCCCTGTCAGTTTCAACGAAATCCTCCAACTCGATCATATCCGCTTTGAATATAATGAAGGGAAACCTATATTGAACGACCTTTCCCTGACTATCCATAAGGGTGATAGAATCGCCTTTATCGGTGAAAGCGGTAGCGGAAAATCAACCCTTATTGACCTCATCATCGGACTTTATCGGCCAAAAAGCGGAACAATCAGCGTGGACGGTACACTATTGGATGAATCCAATATCAAAGCTTGGCGAAGTAAAATCGGATATATTCCCCAAAGTATTTATCTCTTCGACGGTACGGTAGCTCAAAATGTCGCTTTCGGGAAACCTATCGACAATGTTCGAATAAAAGAATCTCTTCGTCAAGCCAAAATTTTAGAATTTTTAGAGACCCATCATCAAGGCATAAACACGATCGTCGGCGAGGGTGGAATCAAGCTCAGCGGTGGGCAGCGTCAACGAATCGCAATCGCCCGTGCACTCTATGGACATCCCGAAATTTTAGTCCTTGATGAAGCCACCAGTGCACTCGATAACGAAACTGAAGCAAAAATTATGGAAGAGCTCTATAGAATATGCGAAGATAAAACATTAATTGTTATTGCTCATCGACTCAGTACGATTGAAAAATGTCAAAAAATATATGTATTTACTTCTACACAAAAACTAATAAGGAGAAAATAATAATCTTTTCCTGTTTAGAACAATAAAGACTATATAATTTTCATAGTTAAAAGAGTACAAGATGTCTAAAATAAAAGAGAAAATCTATACCTAGAAATATTATTGGAGCGAAAAATGAATTTCATTAAAAAATTAGTCATCAAAATAATGGAAAAAAATGCATCTATTTTGTCAGATAAACTATCTAAGCGCTTAGAACATATTGAAAATCAGTTGAATGAAATTAAATATAATGATCCAAGAAGACCTGAGTATTTATTTTATAAAGTTTGTGAAGTTGCGCAGAAAAAAACAATAGATTACATTTATGAAAATATGAAAAATGCAATTTGTATTGTTGATTATGATGAATTTCTTTCTTATTGTGTTTCAAAAAGTAGATCCAATGGAGATATTTTTGAATTTGGAGTATTCAGTGGGTATTCTATTAATAAATTTGCCTGCCTATCTGTATCATCCAACATATATGGTTTTGATTCTTTTGAAGGATTACCTGAGGAGTGGCAAGGCTATCATTTTTTCGATTTTAACCGAAATGGAAAATTGCCTAATGTACAATCAAATGTTACTTTGATTAAAGGATGGTTTTCTGACACCCTTCCTGTATTTTTAAAAGTATATAAAGGTGAAGGAATCAAATTATTGCATATTGATTGCGATTTATACTCATCAACAAAAGATGTTTTTAACGAACTTGCGAAGTACATTACCAAAGATATGATAATCATTTTTGATGAGTACTTTAATTATCCCAATTTTGAAAATCATGAGCTTAAAGCTTTTCATGAATTTGTCCAAAAACAACGGATCAATTATGAATATATCGCCTACTGTGGTGAAAGAGTGGCAGTTAAAATACTCTGATTAGATTTAACAACACTAAAGGATAAAACTGAAAGTATGGAAATAAAATGACATCTGTAATAGAATACGAAAAATTAAGATTAAAAGAAATCTATACTTTATTATTCCCTAATGAACATATATTTATTCAGCTAAAACCATCGGAAATACAAGATTTAAAAGGACCGAAAAATATAAAACTAAATATACTCGCTCATGCCATTTTGAATGAGTATCAGATACATATTGGACCAATGCATTTACCAGTTTCACATTCATTTGAAATAACTATTCCATCAAAAAATCAATCACAAGAAAATAATTTTCCTATAAGCAATACTAGAAAAATTAGTTATTTATTATCTTCATATCCATTATTACATGAAACTGTTTTAGAATTGATTTTCAATTATCTTGAGATGAAACAGCATATACATTTTAATAAAAAATATAAAACTTTCCCATGGAAAACCGACTGTACGTCTGAACAAACACCCACAGCTCTAGTAATGATGCATTGGTTAGATGTTGGTGGTGCTGAAAAATTTGCCGTCGAAACATGCTTGATAATGGAAAAAAACAATATAACACCTATTGTTTTATCGTCACGTTCTTCTCGACCATTTTATTTTGAACAACTTAGCCACAAATACTTAATATATGAATTAGATCGTCAAATTCCTCTTGGCAAAAGGCTTAAATTTATACTATTACTCATTAAACATCATAAAATATCCATTATTCATAATCATCATAGCACACATTTTTATCAGGTAATAGCATTGGTCAAAAGTTTTTTTCGATCAATAATAGCCATTGATACTTTACACATTGATGAGAAAAAAAGAAATCGGTTGGGGTTCCCTCGTTTATCAGTTATTTGGACAAATTACATTGATTATCATCATGTCATAAGTAAACGATTAGAAAACTTTTTTTTAACTCATCGTATTGATAAAAGTAAAATTATTTTTGGTCATTTAGGCAAAACTCTCTCATATCCATCCACTTTTAATATTCAAAATAACCTGTTGAATAAAAAGATTAATATTTGTTTTGTGGGGAGAATGGTCACACAAAAACGACCTATTTTAGGAGCTGTTTTACTAATTGATGCTGTAGCATTTTTGATTAAATCTAATTTTGAAACAACTGTAAATATTGTTGGTGATGGGGAACATTTAAAATCTTTTATAAATGCTATCAATAAAAGTGGTTATGCAAAATATTTTAAATTTTTTCCAAGCAATACAAATGTATTAACAATCATGCAACAAAATGATATTTTACTTATAAGTTCAGAAAATGAAGGAATCACTCTAGTAGCTTATGAAGCGCTTGCTCAAGGATGCATAGTAGTTTCGACTGATGTAGGGGCACAAAATGAAATAGTCCCTCAAAATTTATTACTTCCTTCAACAATCTTTAAAGCTAGAAATAGATGGGAAAAAATTTTACTTAACCTCACGACAAATGAAATATTTCGAGAAAATATCTTTATTGAAATAAAAAAGAAAGTAGACGAAATGAAACAAAAACAAAACGCATGGGAAGTATTAGATCAAGTTTATAGGGACATATATGCAAAATTCAATTTCAAATAAACCCACAATCTGTGCCGTAGTAGTTACATATAATAGAAAAGAGTTATTACTTGAATGTTTAAATTCTATCGTTAATCAAAATTATCCCGTAGATAGCATAGTTATTATTGATAACTGCAGTAATGATGGAACTACACAAAAATTAGTTGAAGCTAAATACATAAGTACGGATAAGACAATAGTTATAAAAAATGGGATATCAATCTTTTATAAAAAAACATCAATGAATATTGGTGGAGCCGGTGGATTCAATATTGGTATTAAAGAGGCTTTTTCTCATAAATTTGATTTCATTTGGTTAATGGATGATGATACTATTCCACACAATTCAACACTTTCAGAACTAATAAAAAGCTATAAAATATCGTCTGAAAAGTTAAAATCGCCAATAGGATTTGTTTGTAGTAAAGTTTTACATACTGATCATACCGTCCACATTATGAATATTCCGACAATTCATTCAATTTATAAAAATGATAGCCTTCCTTTTAATACTCTAGATGAAGATGACGTGTTAGTTGCTTATTCATGTTCCTTTGTTTCTGTTTTAATCACATTTGAAGCAATACAATTTAGTGGTTTGCCCTATAAAGAATATTTTATTTGGTATGATGATGTCGAATTTACTTCAAGAATTTCAGACCAAGGTTTTATAGGGATATATTCAATGAATAGTACTGTAGTACACAAAACTCCCTTTAATTACGGAGCAAATATTTTAAGTGCATCAGTTAATGACTTATGGAAATTCAAGTATGGTATCCGTAATTCATTACATGCATTAAAAAGAAAAAATTTTAAATTATTTCTTTTTGTATTAATCAAAAAAGCAATTTTTGACTCCATATTCATATACAAAAATCGAAAAAACCATAATTTTCTATTTGCTAAATCAAACTTTATTAGTGTTTTGTCCTCTCTCTTTTTTAATCCAGAAAAAGAATTTATTTAATACTTCAAACAAAAATATTTTAAATAAATTAGACCATTTCAGATTTAACATATAAAACGATAGAAGAACCATTTATGAAAACTTTTAAGTAGCAAGGAAAAAAATGACGAAAATCGCTATCATCGGCTCAGGCTTCTCCGGTTCTGTCATCGCACGAGAATTAGCAGAAGCAGGATACACTGTAGAACTTCTCGAAGAACGCGAACATATTGGTGGCAACTCATACAGTTATATCGATAAAGAAAGTGGTATCACCGTCCATAAATACGGTCCACATATCTTTCATACCGATAATGACCGGGTGTGGAAATACGTGAATCGATTCGGTGCGATTATGCCTTATGTCAATCGTGTTAAATCAACAGTCAATGGACAAGTCTACTCTCTTCCCATCAACCTACACACCATCAATCAGTTTTTTGTGAAAGCAATGTCGCCGCATGAAGCCAAAGCATTTGTAGCAACACTCTCTGATCCATCGATCGGAGAACCGTGCAATTTCGAAGAACAGGCGTTAAAATTTTTAGGGCGTGGACTCTACGAAGCGTTTTTTAAAGGCTATACGATCAAGCAATGGGGGATTGACCCAAAAACTCTTTCTGCAAACATTCTAAAACGTCTCCCCGTACGATTCAATTACGATGACAATTATTTTGCTCACAAATATCAGGGGATGCCGCGTGATGGCTATACCGCTATAATCGAAGCGATTTTAGATCATCCCTCTATCAGTGTCCATTTAAATACCCGTTTTACCAAAGAAATGGCTTCTGATTATGATCATGTTTTCTATAGCGGTCCTATCGACGCCTACTATAACTATGAATTAGGACGATTAGGCTATCGCACCCTCGATTTCGAAATGCACCGTGACAGTGGAGACTTTCAGGGATGCGCGGTAATGAACTATGGAGACCTCGATACCCCCTATACCCGTATCAGTGAGCACAAACACTTCGCCCCATGGGAAGATCATAAACAAACGCTCTATTTCAAAGAATACAGCAGACAATGCGAACCAAACGATATCCCTTATTATCCGATTCGTCAAACCCAGGAGCAGGAGTTGCTTCGCCGTTATGTCGAAATGGCGAACAAAGAGGAAAAGATCACTTTTGTCGGGCGTTTAGGGACATATCGTTATCTCGATATGGATGTAACAATCAAAGAGGCATTGGAAACAGCTGATCGCTTCAAAGATGAAGGTAAAACACCACCATTTATGATCGATCCGTTAGCTTAAAGGAAACAATTGAAAATCGCATCCGTAATCGTGACATTTAACCGACTGGAAAAACTCAAACTCACTGTACAAAAAACATTAGATGAAGAGATTAACTATTTAATTATTATAAACAATGCTTCGACAGATGAAACCAAAAAATGGCTCGATTCATTACTCGATTATCGTCTTCGAATTATACATTTGGAAACCAATATCGGAGGTGCCGGGGGATTTCATGTTGGCTTTAAAGAAGTAACAGATAATACAGATGCCGATTGGTTGGTCTGTTACGATGATGATGCCTACCCACAGAAAGATTCCATAAAGCTTTTCAAATCGATTGCTTTACCAAAAGAAGCCGGGAGCATCGCAGCTGCCGTCTATTCTCCTAATCATCAGATTGTAAATATGAACCGTCCAGGTATTAATCCATTTTGGCATTGGGATAGAGTTATTTCTTTTTTATTTCACGGTCGAAAATCTATCCATATTCAGGATAATATGTATCATACTGAACAGTATTATGAAATTGATGCTTCATCATTTGTCGGCTATTTTGTGCAAACTGATATTGTCAAAACAGTAGGGTTGCCTCGAAAGGAGTTATTTATCTATGCAGATGATGTACTGTATACCCTCCAAGTCAGAAAAGCTGGGTTTAAACACTATTTTTTTCCTACTCTTAAATTTATTCACGATTGCAATACTATTATACAAGACAATAAAACAATTTCTCCGTTATGGAAAGTCTATTATATTTACCGGAATAATTTAGAGCTATACCGTATGATGGCAGGTATATTTTTTTATCCCTTAGCTTTGGTAAAAATTTTTTCGTGGTGGAGAAAAGAAAAACATTATAATAATCCTGTCCTGTACAAAAAAATACTTTTCACTGCTATTAAAGATGCATTCAAAAAAGACTTTTCGAAATCGCACGTTGAGATATTAACTTTATGTACACCGCTTGATTGTGAAGAAAAATTGTTATGACCTTTGGCTTCCTCTCCCACCTCGATTACAACATTTGGCTTTTCCGTCTGCCGGTCATGCAGGAGTTGGTGCGTCAAGGACATACAGTGTATGCGATATGTCCAGCAGGAGAAATAAGCAACTCCTTTTGCGAACACGGGATTACCCATATCCCGTATAAAATAGAGCGTTCGAGTCTCAACCCGTTTAAAGAACTCAATGCGATCCGACATATCTATACTGCCATCACACCACTCAAACTTGATATTCTCCATACCTTTACAGCCAAACCCAATATTTACGGCACTATCGCAGGGAGATTCGCCCGCGTGCCTCGTATCATCAACCTTGTCGAAGGACTGGGAAGTTTTTATCTCGAAAACGATTTAAAAAGCCGCATTGTCCGCAATCTGATTGAGCTGCTTTATCGTCAAACGTTTAAACTCGCCGATACCGTAATGTTTGTCAATCATGATGACCCGGATTATCTGATCTCTAAAAAAATTGTCTCACCTGCTAAAGTTTTCATTATGAAAGGGGTAGGGATAGATACAAATAAATGGAGACCTTTATCTAAAGAGGATAAATGGATTCGAGTAACAATGGTTGCACGTGCTCTTAAACATAAAGGGGTTTTGGAATTTATTGAAGCTGCTACCATCCTAACAAAAAAATATCCCGAAGTTTCATTCCAATACGTTGGTTCTCCCGATGAAGGAAATCGTTTTAGTGTCACAGAAACATTTATGAAAGAACAGACCGCCATACACTACCTCGGCCACCAAACCAATATTTGTCATATCCTAGCCCAAAGCGATATTTTTGTCCTCCCAAGCTATTATCGAGAGGGGCTCCCCAGAACATCTATGGAAGCTGCAAGTATGGGACTACCAATTGTCACTACCGATGTCGTCGGATGCCGAGAAACCGTGGATGATGGGGTTAACGGATTTCTAGTACCCCCACACAATATAAACGCATTGGCCAATGCAATCGAAAAACTCATTTCTAACCCTGATTTGCGCTCTCAAATGGGACAGGCAGGAAGGGAAAAAGCCTTAAAAGAGTTCGATATCGCTACAATTGTCGACAAACATCTCGAAGTGTACGGACTGCAGCGTGTACGTTAATCTGATCAAACCCTTACTGGATCGTTTCGGAGCATTGATTTTATTGATCCTCTTTTCGCCTTTCATCCTACTCGTCACACTCATGATTGCCGTTCGCATGGGACGTCCCGTTGTTTTCGCCCAACGCCGTCCAGGATTGCATGGAAAGATTTTTACGATCTATAAATTTCGTACCATGACGGATGAAAAAGATTCCCAAGGGAACCTTCTGCCGGATTCAGAGCGATTGAAGGGAATAGGTCGATTCATCCGAAATTTCAGTTTGGATGAGCTCCCCCAACTGCTCAATGTTCTCAAGGGTGAAATGAGTTTTATCGGACCACGCCCTCTCTTGCCGGAATATTTGCCGCTCTATACTCCGCAGCAGGCACGGAGACATGATGTCAAACCCGGCATTACCGGGTGGGCTCAAATAAACGGACGCAATGCGATCAGCTGGGAAGAAAAATTTCGTTATGATGTCGAATACGTCAATAATATATCGTTTGCGCTCGACTTTAAAATCTTTTATCGTACTTTTGCAAAGGTGTTTATCAAAGAAGGGATATCCCAAGCAGGAGAAGCAACCATGGAAAAGTTCACCGGGACTAAGGAAAAAAAATGAAAATATCGTATTATCTTCCTTCCAATATCGAAGATAATCAGACCTTTGAAGCGCTGGGATGGCCCTCTAAAAAAATCTTTGCCAAAACCGGAATACGCCAACGGCATGTCAGTGCTCCGGATGAGACAGCTTTGGATTTGGCGGTCAAAGGATGTGAAAAGCTATTCGCCGACCATGCCATCGACCGAACCACTATTGACTATATTCTCTACTGCACCCAAAGCCCCGATTTCGTCATCCCGGGCAATGCCGGAATTTTACAACACCGCTTGGGTTTGCAAAATGCTATCGGTGCTGTCGATATCAATCAAGGATGTACCGGATATGTCTATGCCCTCTCACTCGCAAAAGGGCTTTTGGCTACCCAACAGGCACACACAATCTTGATCGTTACAACCGACACCTATACCAAATACATTCATCCGCTGGATCGCGCCAACCGCTCTATTTTCGGGGACGGCGCAAGTGCAACTCTCTTGGAACAAACCGATGTGGAGAACATCGGGCAGTTTATATTTGGTACCGACGGCAGCGGTGCACACAACATATGCGTCAAAACCAGCGGTTTGAAATACCCAAAAAGTCCCCAAACCTCCATCGAGCACCAAGACGATTCAGGCAATGTCCGCAGCGAAGACAACCTTTATATGAACGGATCGGAAGTCTTTTCCTTTACTCTCGAACATGTCCCCTCAGCTGTAACAGCCATACTGGCGAAACATAACCTGAGTATGGATGAGATTGAGCACTTCGTTTTCCATCAGGCAAACGGTTTTATGCTGACCCATTTGAGAGATAAAATCGGTATCCCCGAAGAAAAATTTTTAATCTGTATGGAAGATACCGGGAATACCGTCTCATCCACTATTCCCATCGTCCTTTCAGAGCTTATGCGAACCAAAACCGTTAAGGAAAATGATAGAGTGATGCTTGTATCATTTGGGGTCGGATATTCGTGGGCCGCCACCATTTTGACATATAAAACTGCCGAGGATCAAAAATGACTAAACAAGATTTAATAACCGAGATTGAAGATATTCTCCAAGCAGATGAGGGGAGTTTAAATGAAACGACGGCACTTGCCGGTCTTGAAGATTGGGACTCGTTGGCTTTTATCAGTATCATCGCTTTATTTGACAAAAAGCTCAGTAAAAAAGTACCGCTTGATGAACTCAAACAATGCCAAAGTGTTGGAGATATCATAGCTCTATCCGGCATCTAAGTATGACATCCAGAGCGGATTATCATACACAATCAACGCATGATAAAGAGTGCGAAGCGCTCTTTGAACGCTTTTACCACTTTGGAGCGCACCGCTCTGAATTAAACGAACCAAACGATTTTCGACGTATTCAGGCTGGCGGACATGACATTGTTCTCTACAATGACAACGGAAACATCATTGCTTTTGAAAATAGCTGTCCGCACAGAGGCTGTTTGCTTATAACGGAAGAACATGGCTCCAAAGAGCTCGTATGCCCTTATCACGGTTGGCGTTTCGGAGAAGGCAAATGTATCGTTCCCAATCGAAAACTTTTTAATGAAGATGAGATCAACTCCGCTGCTCTGCGTACCTATGCGATCGAGCTGTGCGGAAATTTCATCTTTTTTTCACCGGCTCCTTCCGCGACACTGAGAGAACAGCTCGGTTCTTTTTGGGAACTGCTAGAAACCCTCTCCCACGATATTTCCCGTCTTATCGACGATAACGACGAGCCTTTTTCAGCCAATTGGAAAATTTCGCTCGAAAATGCCCTCGAAAACTATCACGTCTCTTCCGTTCATCCGACTTCGCTTGGGACACTGGAACCGACGGACGGAACAGTGACATTTGATCAAACCAATTCGCTATGGGAATCCCCGCTTGGAAATACAAAAGTGCATACCAAACTGTCAAAACTCCACACCCTTTTTGACAACAAATACCGCAACGAGTGCTATTTCAGCCTTTATCTTTTCCCTTTTTCCATGATTTCTTCAACGTTCGGGTACTCCTACGCTTTTCAGAATTTTTACCCAAAAACACCTACGGAAACGGCATTTTCCAGCCGTACCTATGCAACACAAACTGAGTACACTTCGTTCTTCGACAATGTGGCTCAGCTGAATCGCCAAATTTTTGCCGAAGACGCCCGGATTTGTCAACTGGTCCAGATGGGAACCGCTTTAAGCGCTCCGTACATCTATAACCGCCAAGAAAAACGGATCCTTGCCTTTCACCGCCATTATGAAGCTCTCGTTAAAGAAGAACCCTTATGAAAATCACCTATACCCACGCTGCAATCAGCCGCATTGTGACCGTTATTCCTAACCAAAAAATAAACAATCATGATTTGCCGTTTGATGATAAAACGAAAAAGAAAATAATTAAAATGACAGGGGTTGAAACACGCCACGTTCTCGATGAAAAAACTTCTCTCTTGCCCTTGTATATTCAAGCAGCACAGGAAATTTTCAAGACCATTGATCCACAAAGCATCGATGCTGTTATTGTAGTAAGTCAAACTCCCGAATATCGGCTTCCGACAACAGCAAACGTGCTGCACGGGTTGTTAGATCTCAAAAAAGATGCTTTGGCTTTTGATATCAATCAAGGATGTTCTGGATACATTTACGGTCTTTCTCAAGCGTTTGCCTTGCTCGAAACTGCCTCTGATATCAAACGGATCCTTTTGTTTGACGGAGATGCGATTTCAAAAATCTCTGAACCGGAAAACAAATCAACCGCTTTTCTTTTCGGCGATGCTGCCAGCGTAACGCTATGTGAAAGAACGAATGATTCTAAAAGCTATTTCGTACTTAAATCTGACGGACATGGATATACCAATCTTATCGTCCCTGATGGCGGAATCGCCTCACCCTTGTGTGCAAACTCGTATGAAAAACAGAGTGATGAAACCGGCAATACTACCTCTGCATCAACCCTCTATATGAATGGAACCGAAATTTTCAATTTTACCGTCGAAGAAGTCCCCTCTCTCTTAGAAGAAGTTTATACACTGTCGAATCAAACTCCGGAAATGATCGATGTATTTTGCCTTCATCAGGCAAATCGCTTTATGCTTGATTTTTTAGCGGATAAAATGGGAATTGCACATAAAACTCCGATCAATATTGATCGTTACGGCAACAGCTCTAGTGTCTCTATCCCCCTATTAATCTGCGATATGCCTGAAGTATGTACTCGTTCACATGCTCTTTTAGCAGGCTTCGGCGTAGGATATTCCATGAGTGCCGCACTTCTTGATCTTTCAAACACACAAACTATGTTGAAAGGATTTGAGGCATGATTCAATTCAGTTCTGACGATATTTTTGTGGTTACCGGTGCCTCAAGCGGTCTTGGAAAAGCCATTGCCCTTAAAATTATCGCGCTTGGGGGCTCCGTCATCGCCGTTGCCCGAAATAGTGACAAACTCATTCAAGCACAAACCGAAGCCCTCCATCCGGAACATTTATGGATTGAACCGTTTGATTTGGCAGCCCAACTGGAAGAGATCCCCGATTTTATCAAACACTGTGCAAAAAAATACGGGAAATTAACCGGCCTTGTCCACTCTGCCGGAATCGGCGGTGTCACTCCCCTCAAAGCACTCGATCTTTCCGACGCCAAATCGATGTTCGATATCAACTATTTCAGCGCCCTCATGCTGTCAAAAGGGTTCTGTGACAAACGGGTATGTACCGCAAACGCGTCGATTATACTCCTCTCCTCTATCGCCTCCGTTCAGGGTAACAGCGGTTTAGGCAATTATTCTGCGACCAAAGGGGCAATCAACTCTCTGGTTCAATCGCTCGCCGTCGAAACCGCCAGACAAAACATCCGAGTCAATGCCATTTCACCCGGTTTTATCGTGACCGAAATCGTCCACCATGCGCCGGAAGTTTATAATGATGCGTTCTTTGCAAAAATCAAAGAAGAGTACCCTCTTGGAGAAGGTCATCCCGAGGATGTAGCATCGGCATGTGTCTTTTTACTGAGTGACAGTGCCCGATGGATAACAGGACAAAATATCATTATCGACGGAGGAAGAACATTATTATGAAAAAACGGCTTGCCCTCATCGGAGGTGGCGGATTCGCGAAAGAGATTATTGAAATCGCTCTTTTAAACGGTTTTGAAATTGCCGGTATCTTTGCCGAGCAAAACAACCTCTCGGCATATCCGTATTTGGGGTATCTGGATGAATTGCTCTCAAAACGCGAGATGTATGACTATGTTCACATTGCGTTTGGTGGAATCAATCACGCCGGAATTGCCAACCGAATCAAAATAATCGATTTTTTAGAAGAGCATGATATCCCCTCCGCTACCCTTGTGTCACCCTATGCGCGTATCAGTGTGGATGTTGAGATAGGCGAGGGGAGTTATGTCGCACACAATGCCCTCATTTCATGTGAAGCCAAAATAGGTGCACATGTCATTATCAATACCGCGAGCCTGATCGGTCACGATGCGTACATCGGCAAAAACACTACCGTATCTCCGCAAGTTTTTATCGGCGGGGAGTGTATCATCGGAGAAAACTCTCTGATCGGCGTCGGGACTTTGATTAAACAAGGGTTGAGCGTTGGAGAAAATTGCATTGTCGGAATGGGAACAATCGTTCAACGTTCGCTTCAAAGCAACATGATGATAGTGCACAATCATCCAAAACCGGTCGCACTACATTAACGTTATGGGTTCTAAAAGAACCTTTTTGATACACTAAACGCTTTAATTATGATCCCTAATACAAAACACACCAAAAAGGCAAGAAAGCCATGAATTTTCTAAAGCTTCCCAATGAACACTCCGGAGTCAAACTAACCCTTTTCTTCATTATTGTCGCGTATCTCTTTTCTCTCTCCATGCGCTATATTTGGGTGGCTGATTTTCAGTCTGTTCCACAATTTCATTGGCATAACGAATTGATGATAAACACAAATGACGGATACTTTTTTGCCGAAGGGGCACGTGA
This genomic stretch from Sulfuricurvum sp. harbors:
- a CDS encoding ABC transporter ATP-binding protein; its protein translation is MRLFFTKLFSILTRHDKKFLFILFFISIIVSLIEMIGVSAILPFINIASNFSNIHSNTYIERIYTYFHFSSNINFVVAIGLALLIFYFLRSLLNLGYFYLLAKFSKGRYHLIAYRLFENYLGMSYRSFIDKNSADLSKAIVNEAQNMTALISGLLLMLSEIFVVIFIYSIMLYINWKITLLISTILIVNALFLTMTVSRAIKKAGISREEHQKKFFEIIQISLGNFKMMKLTSNTESILEKFDHASAGYASANIRNETLSHFPRIFLEALGFGIIIFMIIYLVQKYQSDISGVLALISMFVLGLYRLMPSANRILSGYNQILFFKNSLDIIHNDLMYDAEELQDIPVSFNEILQLDHIRFEYNEGKPILNDLSLTIHKGDRIAFIGESGSGKSTLIDLIIGLYRPKSGTISVDGTLLDESNIKAWRSKIGYIPQSIYLFDGTVAQNVAFGKPIDNVRIKESLRQAKILEFLETHHQGINTIVGEGGIKLSGGQRQRIAIARALYGHPEILVLDEATSALDNETEAKIMEELYRICEDKTLIVIAHRLSTIEKCQKIYVFTSTQKLIRRK
- a CDS encoding TylF/MycF/NovP-related O-methyltransferase; amino-acid sequence: MNFIKKLVIKIMEKNASILSDKLSKRLEHIENQLNEIKYNDPRRPEYLFYKVCEVAQKKTIDYIYENMKNAICIVDYDEFLSYCVSKSRSNGDIFEFGVFSGYSINKFACLSVSSNIYGFDSFEGLPEEWQGYHFFDFNRNGKLPNVQSNVTLIKGWFSDTLPVFLKVYKGEGIKLLHIDCDLYSSTKDVFNELAKYITKDMIIIFDEYFNYPNFENHELKAFHEFVQKQRINYEYIAYCGERVAVKIL
- a CDS encoding glycosyltransferase family 4 protein, whose amino-acid sequence is MTSVIEYEKLRLKEIYTLLFPNEHIFIQLKPSEIQDLKGPKNIKLNILAHAILNEYQIHIGPMHLPVSHSFEITIPSKNQSQENNFPISNTRKISYLLSSYPLLHETVLELIFNYLEMKQHIHFNKKYKTFPWKTDCTSEQTPTALVMMHWLDVGGAEKFAVETCLIMEKNNITPIVLSSRSSRPFYFEQLSHKYLIYELDRQIPLGKRLKFILLLIKHHKISIIHNHHSTHFYQVIALVKSFFRSIIAIDTLHIDEKKRNRLGFPRLSVIWTNYIDYHHVISKRLENFFLTHRIDKSKIIFGHLGKTLSYPSTFNIQNNLLNKKINICFVGRMVTQKRPILGAVLLIDAVAFLIKSNFETTVNIVGDGEHLKSFINAINKSGYAKYFKFFPSNTNVLTIMQQNDILLISSENEGITLVAYEALAQGCIVVSTDVGAQNEIVPQNLLLPSTIFKARNRWEKILLNLTTNEIFRENIFIEIKKKVDEMKQKQNAWEVLDQVYRDIYAKFNFK
- a CDS encoding glycosyltransferase, translated to MQNSISNKPTICAVVVTYNRKELLLECLNSIVNQNYPVDSIVIIDNCSNDGTTQKLVEAKYISTDKTIVIKNGISIFYKKTSMNIGGAGGFNIGIKEAFSHKFDFIWLMDDDTIPHNSTLSELIKSYKISSEKLKSPIGFVCSKVLHTDHTVHIMNIPTIHSIYKNDSLPFNTLDEDDVLVAYSCSFVSVLITFEAIQFSGLPYKEYFIWYDDVEFTSRISDQGFIGIYSMNSTVVHKTPFNYGANILSASVNDLWKFKYGIRNSLHALKRKNFKLFLFVLIKKAIFDSIFIYKNRKNHNFLFAKSNFISVLSSLFFNPEKEFI
- the glf gene encoding UDP-galactopyranose mutase → MTKIAIIGSGFSGSVIARELAEAGYTVELLEEREHIGGNSYSYIDKESGITVHKYGPHIFHTDNDRVWKYVNRFGAIMPYVNRVKSTVNGQVYSLPINLHTINQFFVKAMSPHEAKAFVATLSDPSIGEPCNFEEQALKFLGRGLYEAFFKGYTIKQWGIDPKTLSANILKRLPVRFNYDDNYFAHKYQGMPRDGYTAIIEAILDHPSISVHLNTRFTKEMASDYDHVFYSGPIDAYYNYELGRLGYRTLDFEMHRDSGDFQGCAVMNYGDLDTPYTRISEHKHFAPWEDHKQTLYFKEYSRQCEPNDIPYYPIRQTQEQELLRRYVEMANKEEKITFVGRLGTYRYLDMDVTIKEALETADRFKDEGKTPPFMIDPLA